Part of the Lagenorhynchus albirostris chromosome 19, mLagAlb1.1, whole genome shotgun sequence genome, ctagagagagaaaacccgaaTGCCACACCTAgacagaagcccgcgcaccacaacgaagagcccgcgcgccgcaacgaaagatcctgcatgcctcagtgaagatcccgtgtgctgcaactaagacccgacgcagccaaaatacattaaataaataaataataaatctttaaaaataaaattgtattttgatTTCACATTGGAATGCTATTGTTTTGGATGTATTGGGCTGAATGAGATGTTAAAATGAActcttgttttttgggtttttttttttacttttaaaaaaaattgtggctactagaaaatttcaaAGTgcatgtggggacttccctggtggcgcggtggttaagcatccgcctgccaatgcaggggacacgggttccagccctggtctgggaagatcccacatgctgcggggcaacaaaacccgtgcgccacaactactgagcccgcgtgccacaactactgaagcccgagagcctagagcccgtgctccacaagagaagccaccgcaatgagaagcccgtgcaccgcaacgaagagtagctccccctcgccgcaactagagaaagcccgcacgcagcaatgaagacgcaatgcagccaaaaataaataaatttatttttaaaaaaatgcatgtgtacctggcattatatttcttttggcCAGTACCGCTGTGGATGCTGGGGGACCCAGGCCAGGGCTGTGAGCCAGACAGAGGCAATGTCAGCTCTGACACAGGAAGATGCCTCAGAGGTCAAGTGAAGGATACAGAGAAGGGGAAGAGTTTGAGGTAATGGTCCAGGTGGGAGAGAAGCAGGTCTGAGCTGGGACCGGGGACATAGGTATGGAGAGAAGGGACCACACGGAGAGAGGGGGCAGTGGGATAGGACTTGGGGATCAATGGGCCATGAGCGGTCCAACCTGGTACCTGGGAGGATGGTGGGTCCTGAGAACAAGATGCTGGGTTCAGTGGGGAGATGAGTGAGAAGGGCCTGGGGGAAACTGGGGGGCGAGGGGAGCAGCCCCAGAGAATATATCAAATGCCAAATTGGTTTTCATCCCAGGAGTGACAGGAGAGAAGCAAAGGTGTTAGCAATTAGATTTAATGCAAGAATTAAATGCTACCCACAGTGCCAGGCCCAAGCTGGTGCTGAGGTCGACGTTATTCATATCAGTTGCACTTATTGCTCAATGACTTTCCCCAAAGCTTCCCTTTTCCATCTTGCCCGTCCCTGTGATTATCACACCCATTTCCCTACAGGCGGCCGCACGTACACCCATTCCTCCAGCTCATGCCAGTCTGCCATTTCCCTACATGCACCAGACCCTTTAACTACCTCTCTCCTCCTGACTAAAACGCCCAAGTTTAAAGACACCTCTTCAAATCTTCCTGGATCCCCCCATAGCTTCCTGGACCCCCGTTTCTCATCACACTCTTCCTGCATTCCCATTtatttctgtgtctctctgtacACGTTAAATCTCATCAACAAGTCCTGAAATCCTCCTGGGTCCCGCTAGCTCCCCCGTTGCCCTCTCCCATGCCACCCCTTCTGCAGGAGCTAACTCCCCTCTGTGCGTACACATGCTTCTCTTGGAAATGCAGGTGGAACCTAGGAGAGGTAAGGAGAGATTTAGAGAGTGTTAACGGAGACTTGGAAAATCAAGGGGAaagacagagatacagagaaaaatatggagaaagaggcagaggggTGGAGAGACACAAACAGAGACAGACACGGAGGCACCCTCCGCCATTGCCAGGGAGAGAGCTGGACACCGAGAGACTTGGAGAAGGGGGACCAGGCGGGTCAAGAGTCCTGATATCCGGGCAGAGGTGGGTGGACACTCAAAGGACAGCAACAGGACTGTCAGATAGAGATAAAGGGAAGCTATTGATGCAGCTGGCCGTCCACCTGCCCGGAAGAGAGCTTGAGAAATGGAGCTGACAGGAGCATGGCACTGGGTGCTGGGGACAGACAAAGCCCGATTGTTCGAAGGCCCTTTCCCCACAGCGCCTGGGTCTGCACCAcagcctggggcaggggcgggTACCAGCTTGGTGACACACGCTTTCTTGCTGGCTGGTTTTGCTGTGTCTCGCGAGGACACTGAGGTTCTCCAGCACCCACAGAGGGACTTACAGGCAGGTGCGTGAGTCACCCCAACCCCACTGAACCCGTGGGGCCTGGTTCCCGGTGCCCAAGGGTGCTGAACCCAGGAGTCACAGCCTGCAGGCCCCAGAGCACGTGAGAGGTGGGAGTCCAGGAGGACAGGGGGTTCTGTGTGTTTGCCTGGGACGCAGGCATTTGGGTCCTCagatcctttctttctttttaaattaattaatttatttttatttatttatgttttggctgcactgggtctctgtTACTGCctgcggggtttctctagttgcggcgagcgggggttactcttcgttgcggtgcgcgggctttttactgcggtggcttctcctgttgaggagcacgggctctaggcacgcgggcttcagtagttgtggcccacgggcttagctgctccgcggcatgtgggatcttcccgggccagggatcgaacccgtgtcccctgcattggcaggcggattcttaaccactgcgccaccagggaagcccctcagatcCTTTCTTGCTCAAGGACCTAGAAGTCTAGGAACTGAGGAGAACAAGcttctgcccttccttcctttagATCCAGGTGTGCAGACTCCCAGCTCCTTTCTCCTTGAAGGTCCGGAAtactcagcccccagccccctcctccctcagacctgggaacccgggcccccagtgCACTCAGGGACCTGCACTGCCCTCCCTGGAAGCCGGGGTCAGGGGGGCCATCAGGCGGGGAgctgtgggagggtgggaggaatatGCGTGGGAGGCCTGGGTGAGGAGGAAAAGGGCGGGTCCCCCTCCTGCCTCGGCAACCTGGGGAGGCAGAGATTAAAAGGACACACCAGGAGCATCTGAGGACAGGACCAGTCTCTCCCGGGGGGGCCAGGGAGCTCAGGGTGTCTGTCTGCCAGGCCCTGGGCGCCACAGCCCCTACATCCTCTGCTTTCTGCCCTCCGTCTCTGACTCTTGAGGCGTCCTCTGTGTTTTCAGCATCACTTCTCTCTCCGCGGTTCCCTGCATTTCTGactctctgtctgtctccctttCTGTCTGCCTGTGACACGTActgtccctgcccccaacccAAGAGTCGACCCCCAGGCAGCCGGCCCCCAGCAGGTAAGATCACACCTCCCACCAGAACCTACAGGTATGGGGTTGAGCAACAGGTAAGCACTGAGccaaagggaggaggagaaatcCCACAGAGGGAAGACCGTCAGgggccctccctcctcctgtTACTAAGCAGGCAGACTGAAGCCGAGGATAGAAAAATCATGTGAGGTGCGCGTGAGCAGCAGGTTCTGGGTCCTCTCTGGCGCCCGCCTCCGGGGGACCCTCAGATGGAAGACGTGGGTCAGGGAGACAAGAAGTCAAGAGGCTACACGGGGAAGACAGAAGTCAAGGCTCAGGAGAGCAGGGCAGGccggggaggaaggggaagaggaggcgGGTGGAGAGGGAGGAGACTGGGCGAAGTCTGAGGCCGGGACTCATGGAGCACTTGGCTTCCCTTCTCAGGAATGGCCATGAAGACGCTGATTGTAACACTGATTCTGGTCGCTGCAGGTAGGCCAaaaagggaggggcagggggctgtttgggcatggggtgggggttGTTGATGGGGAAGAGATCGGAACTGGGATGGGGATACACATGAGGATGGAGGGGGGTGGGTTTCAAATGAGGAAGACACAGGGGTTAAATTAGGGACGAGGGATGCagatggggaaggggtgggaggtggcCGTGAAGATGGGGAAGGGTTTGAGGATGAGTTTGGCTTGGGAGATGGGGTTAGAGATGGAGAAATTGGCTGGAGGTGGGGTTAAAGACAAGAACGCTTAGGGATGGctttggggatggggatggggattgAGATGAAGAAGGGGGGGTTTTGAGGAAGAGTTTGAAGATGGGGTTGGTTTGGGGCAGGGGATGGAGAAGATCTTGATGATTAAGACAGCAATGGGGTTCACCTTGGGGGGAGGTACCTGATGTCTCCAGACCTTCTCTCTGACTCagaccctccctccctcagcccagACAGAGGAACAGAATAAGGTGCTGCATGGTGGACCCTGTGAGCAGACGTCTCACCCCTACCAAGCTGCCCTTTACGCCTCAGGCCACTTGCTCTGTGGGGGGGTCCTCATTCACCCACTGTGGGTCCTCACCGCTGCCCACTGCAAAAAACCGTGAGTCTCCACGCTGTGAATGAGGAGTGGTTGCAATTAGACCCTGCAGGCGTCTTGCAGACTTCACACATCCCCCTGTCCCATCATGAGGCCATCTGATAACCAGGTTCTACTGGCCAGTATTTAATTGATTATTAAATACACTGCGGGGATATCGcagtgaagaaaacaagaaaactgcTGCTTTGATGAACTGACCTTCTACAGGGCCCTGTAGGGAGCGATGGAGTTAATTCTAAGCGCTGGGGGGAGCCACGTAGAGTTTTAATCAGGGAAGCAGCATgatctgatttccatttttaaaaaaactctggaAAGTGAACTGGGCGGGGGATGAAGGGATGCACGTGGAGGCTGCCGCCATTGTCCTGAGATGGACCAGGATGGTGGCCCTGGGGATGGAGCGGAGTTGAAAACCCGGGGAGGGGTCCTGAGGCTGAGTCGGCAGGACTTGGTGGTGTGGAATGGGAGGGAAAGAGAACAAGCAGGGCTTGCCCGGGGAAGGGACTAGAACAACTGGCTGTTTGGATGTGTCTTTCTCTGAGTcgggggagaaggaaagaggagcagTTTGGATATGGGTGGGGGAGCATCAGACATTTTGTTTTAGCCAAGGTGAGTCTCAGGTACCCGGCTGGTGTTCAGGAAGGATGCCAGGCTAGCTGCTGGCGCTCAGGGGAGAGGTCAGAGATGGAGGTAAACATTAAGGCTTGAAATACCACAAACAGGTGGTTATCTAAAGCTACGGGATGGGATGAGATcatccaaaaagtgggcatagatagAGGACTGTAAAGGACCCAGGGCTAATCCTCAGGGCACTAATAACCACTAGTTTGATGAACAAGAACCACCATTTTTTTCCACGCTAACTATGGGCCAGGTACCCAGGTAGGCAGTTTCTATACCTTTCCTGGAATCCCCCACAATAAGGGACTCTTGGCttctgaggaaactgaagctcagagaaggagCAAGTGTCACATCCCAGTGGGAGCTGGGAGAGACCCCAACAGGGGTCTCACCTTGCAGGGTCATGGACACaaggacccccccccccagggTGGTCTCCCCCAAGCGCTGGTAAACCTGGCATCACTCCCACcatcctcattcattcattcagcgcACATTGGCCAACAGCACCCACTAAGGGCCAGATTTGAGCTGGGAATTCAGCAAAGACTCAGATGGGGAGATACCCAGAGTCTCTGCCCTCGGGGACGCAGGAGCAGAAAGGTGCAGGAAGACAGTTCTAGAATCCTCGACAAACCATGCAATTACAAATGACTCTAAGTCCAATGAAGGCGAATAAACAGGGATGGTTCCatgagagaaaagaacagaggtACCTGCTTTCGATGGAAGAAGGCGTCCGGAAGGACTTTCTGATGAGATGAAATTCAAACTGAGGCATGGAAAATGAGAAAGGGGGCAGAGCAGCCAGGGCAGAGGAAACGCAAGGACCAAAGAAGTGGGAACAATGTGAAGAGttctaagaaaagaaagttaCTGGTTCACTGAGGGTCAGAGGAGAGTGGGATAAGGCACTTGGGCTTTATTCTGAGGGTAATGGGGAGCTATGGAAAGTTCCTGAGCAAGGGAGTAATGCTTTGatccatttcacaaatatttattgaacacctatccTATGCCAGACACTGGTCTAGGCACCGAGGAGGATGTATCTGCCTAAAACAAAAATCCCACCTTGATATTCTAGAGCTGTGTCATCTAATGCAGTAGCCATTAGTGACATATGGCCAATTAAATTCACATTCATAAAAATGAAACGAATTTCCAAATCCACTAGCCGCACTTCAAGGGCTCAGTAGCCGCCTGTGGTCAGTGGTCACTGTTTCAAACAGTGCAGGTAGAGAATATTTCCATCCTTACAGAAACTTCGATCGAATAGCACGGCTGTGGCAGAGGGAGACAGTAAAACAAGTACATATTTAACAATACATATATAGTGTGTCAGATGGTGATGTTAGGTTCTCTGGTGGAAAGGAAACCAGGAGAGGGAGCTAGGACTTGCCTGTTGGGGTGGATACTTGCATTTTAATTGGGTcttcagggaaggcctcactgagaaggtgacatttgaaggaggtgagggagtgaggcATGCAGATATCTGGGGGAAAGAGTTGCTGGCAGagagaacagccagtgcaaaggccctggggtgagagGATGACTATTGTGTTCAAGGAAAGGCAGGGAAGCCGGTGTGGCTGGAacagaaggagaagggggagacTGGGAGATAACTGACAAGTGATGGGGACGGATTGTGCAGAACCTTGTAGGCCACAGTGAGAACTTTGGCCTTTATTCTGAGCAAGATGGGAGTCACAGGAGGGTTCTGAGCACAGGAGGGACAAAACTGGcttatattgttaaaatagcTCTGGCTGCTTTGTGGAGGACAGACTATAGAGGAGCAAAGGTAGAAGCCAGGAGTCCAGTGAGACTGTAGTCCAGGTAATAGATTATGGTGACTCAGACCAAGATGGCAGCAGTGGGAgaggtgagaagtggtcagattctggatatgcTTTGGAGAGACAAAAGGATTTCTGGACAGCTGGGAGGTGAGTCAAGAAATACAGAGTCAAGGATAGTCTCCGGGTTATTCTGGAAGGATGGAGCTGTCATTTACTGAGCTGGAAAGACTGTGAGGGGAGAAGACCGGATGGTTCATGGTGTACCAGGCTACCCCACCTCCCACCGTAACCCCCTCTGGAGTCTCAGCTGCAGCCCAAGGGCCCCAGGTGAGACCCAGCCCTTCTCTTTCCCAGGAATCTTCAGGTCTACCTGGGGAAGCACAACCTTCAGCAAAGGGAGAGTTTCCAGGAGGAGAGCTCTGTTGTCCGGACTGTGGTCCACCCTGGCTACAACGCCGCCATCCATGACCAGGACATCATGCTGTTGCGCCTGTCACGTCCAGCCAAATTCTCTGCACACATACAGCCCCTGTCCCTGGAAAGTGACTGCGCAGCCAACCACACCAGCTGCCACATCCTAGGCTGGGGCAAGACGGCAGATGGTCAGTAGGGGGAGAATGATGCAGTTGACCCATCATCAATGGGTGATGGGTCATGGGGAGGTGGGTTAACGGTGAGAATCAATGGGGTAGTGTATGAGTGGGTGAAAGTTCAATGGGGAGGGAGGGCAAATATGGGAGTTGGGCCAATGAGTGAACAG contains:
- the LOC132509353 gene encoding kallikrein-6-like isoform X1, producing the protein MELTGAWHWVLGTDKARLFEGPFPTAPGSAPQPGAGAGTSLVTHAFLLAGFAVSREDTEVLQHPQRDLQAGMAMKTLIVTLILVAAAQTEEQNKVLHGGPCEQTSHPYQAALYASGHLLCGGVLIHPLWVLTAAHCKKPNLQVYLGKHNLQQRESFQEESSVVRTVVHPGYNAAIHDQDIMLLRLSRPAKFSAHIQPLSLESDCAANHTSCHILGWGKTADGDFPNIIQCAYLHLVPREECERAYPGEITQNMVCAGDEKLGKDSCQGDSGGPLVCGDRLRGLVSWGNVPCGSKEKPGVYTDVCRYGHWIRKTIQAN
- the LOC132509353 gene encoding kallikrein-6-like isoform X2, with protein sequence MEDVGMAMKTLIVTLILVAAAQTEEQNKVLHGGPCEQTSHPYQAALYASGHLLCGGVLIHPLWVLTAAHCKKPNLQVYLGKHNLQQRESFQEESSVVRTVVHPGYNAAIHDQDIMLLRLSRPAKFSAHIQPLSLESDCAANHTSCHILGWGKTADGDFPNIIQCAYLHLVPREECERAYPGEITQNMVCAGDEKLGKDSCQGDSGGPLVCGDRLRGLVSWGNVPCGSKEKPGVYTDVCRYGHWIRKTIQAN
- the LOC132509353 gene encoding kallikrein-6-like isoform X3, giving the protein MAMKTLIVTLILVAAAQTEEQNKVLHGGPCEQTSHPYQAALYASGHLLCGGVLIHPLWVLTAAHCKKPNLQVYLGKHNLQQRESFQEESSVVRTVVHPGYNAAIHDQDIMLLRLSRPAKFSAHIQPLSLESDCAANHTSCHILGWGKTADGDFPNIIQCAYLHLVPREECERAYPGEITQNMVCAGDEKLGKDSCQGDSGGPLVCGDRLRGLVSWGNVPCGSKEKPGVYTDVCRYGHWIRKTIQAN